A window of Chanos chanos chromosome 15, fChaCha1.1, whole genome shotgun sequence genomic DNA:
GCTCCTGTGTTCTCCCCTGTGCGGTTGTGCTGTTACACTAGCACTGTTGTGTTGGATCAaatgtgctgttgtgttgttgtgattgACCCGACCcgggggggtattccaagtacgtggtttagtgactaacccagcTAAGTTACCTCAGAGTAAGTAAAAGAGGAgctctatggctttgttttgctaggagaatgaagccatagggcccttctattaggaggtttactccTTGCTCTGAGTTAAATTATCCGGTTGAGTCATTAAACCACATATTTGGTATACCCCCCCGTGCTGTTGCGATGGATCTGACCtgggttgtggtgttgtgatgGATctgacctgtgttgtgttgttgtgatggATCTGACCTTTGCTGTTGCGATGGACCTGACCTGTGTTGTTGGCGATGGATCTGACTTGTGCTCCTGTGTTCTCCCCTGTGCTGTGCTCAGGCATTGAAGGAAGTGACGATGAGGCCCTGGACACTGATGGCCAGGACGAAGAAGTGAGCCGCTGGGAACAAGAGCAGATAAGGAAGGGCATCAGCATCCCACAGGTCAGCTCCTAGAAACCACATGACCCCTCTGTCCTTTGGCGTTACAGGGGAGGGTTACCCTGTTTGAAGCAGGCCCTCATTATGATCTTACCCTTGAGGCCTACTTTTGATTTGTTGACATCTTATACTGGGTTTTGATTAAACAgttttctgactttttaaaaatgcacttttTAAGAACTGTTAAGAACTTAAGAATTTTCCCAGAAAGCACTTCATTTTCTGTGATGTAAttaaaacacaatcaaaaatgtgttatttactGTGGTACGAATAGAGGCAGCCGTATCAGCAGTGAATTTCCAAACCGTaccatttttaaagacatttgtCTTGGCTGAGTAGGGTCATCTGTATTGTAATAGCCGtgtaaaacactgataaatattAGACCACTGAAACAACATATGAGAAAAATCACATCGGCAGTTTCATTTCAAGGAGATGATTGTTAATCAGTCAACCCATATATCAACACAAGTAAAAATCTCGTTTAAATTTAAAGGAAATTTATGGTATATAACTGATGAAGGTTTTCACCAAACTGCACATTTAAGCTGCTGtcaaattgaaaaagaaaatctccaCCGCTGAAcctctttctcctgtttggTCATCGTCGTCGTTGTTTTACAGGTCCAGACCAACCAGCCGGAGGAAACAAATGTGTATTACCCAAGTGGGTTTGACGGACAGGCCTACGGAGCCTCTTACAGCGCGCCTTACACCTACGCCCCGGTCGCAGGAGCAGACGGAGTCAAACCCGAAAAAGTCCCATGCCCGTTAAGCTACCCTATCCCTAGTAGTGATCTAGGTCCCATCACTACTGCTCTGGTAAAGAAACGCCTTGTGGACAGGTAGGGGTCGAAGCCTTTTACGCTCGGCGTGTTTTGTTTggttcccccctcccccctcccctccacgtTCCCCTGTAATCACAGTTTACCTTCACATCTGCCCATACCCTTCCTTGTACCACGGTGAACTCGCCCgtagaaaagacacacacacacacacacacagggagctttttgtttgcttttttgtttgtcgcTTTTTTTCCTACGTTAGTGTTGGAGGCGTTACGTTCGCATTTTAACGTTATCGGATGAAAAAAAGCGCCCGCGTATCCGACACAGCATCAAACGGACAGCGGTGGCGAAAGCCTTCGCTGATCCCCTGGCATCGATCGTCTCAGCATCGCTCCCGTCTGGGTTCAGATCTCTGTGCTGTCGCAGGTCCATTACTGCAGCTCTGGTCCCCAAGCTTTTTAACAGAATCCCTCCGACAGCTGGACCCCAGCCACGTAGCCCCTCCCTCAGCAGGCACAATCTCACACtctagtttttttgttgttgttgttgttttttagtttttcttcctttggtTGTTTACTTTGATTCCTGTCAGCCCAACACTTAAGATACACTGATGAGTGGTTGTTGTTATCAGTTAGCTGCATCCAGACTGATGTATGAATGTAAACATATGAACTGTGGCGGAAAAAAAATTTGTCCGAGAAGCTTTAGTGGAAGTGATTTGAGCGTTGCTGTGCTTGTTGACTTGGATAAATGGATAAATATTTTGATTATAAGCGAGAGTGACTTTCTAAGCAGGTTCCGCTCCAGACACCTCCAGTTAACGTCTGGTTTAGGATATGGCTCGGATAAGTGGCCCCCGACTTGCTTTATTTGGACAGAACCACGTCTcccgttcaaaaaaaaaaaaaaaaagaaaaagaatatttcCATTTAAAGCTCTGGTTGGGTTGGAAGTGAAGCGGCAGGCGGCTGCAGAACGAGACGGAGCGACTACGCGGCATGGCCCGTGGCAGGAATGGAATGatgaatgtgtctctctctctctctctctctttccctttcccatGTGTGCCTTGTTCTCAGGCTGAGCTCTATGCGCCAGGGGCATGAAGCCAACGCTAGGCGCTACGAGCAAatccaggaggagctggagacCTCGAACAACACCATTCAGCAGCTGGAAGGTTCTTCCCAAGAGGTCGCAGACCAGTATAAATTCTTGCAAGAAATGCGAGGGTATGTTCGAGACTTGCTtgagtgtttcagtgaaaaGGTAAGGGAGAaatgatctctctgtctctgtttcattttaatccttgttttttttttttttgggtttgttttttttttttctcacctcagtTCTCCCTGATTACCTCTGTCATGTGACGTtaagtttttttaaaactacGTTCAAACCCACACCTACCATTGTGCTTCCCTCAGTATAGATTTAATATCTATcatttgtctgtactgttaaAGCTATGAGAGTGCATTTTGGAGTCACCGTTAAGGAGCTGCTTGTAAATCAAAAGTGGCCCAAGCCAGGTCCCGGAGGGCCAAACTCCTGCTGGTTTTCAAATCATCCGATCGCCGTgatgtctgattggctgaaaagtAAATTCACTCATTTCCCttgtgggaggaaaaaaaaaaacacagcctgaAATTAAGAGGAGAGGGCAAAAAGACGCAGGAGTGAAGCTCTGTGGGAAAAGTCTTGGGCGTcctttgttttaaattacagaCAGTTGAAATTTTGCTATATTTTACTTGTCAGTGACTTACCATTGAAAATTGATAAAGGATATCACTAGATGACAATATAATgaaaccctgtgtgtttgtcctgtaaTGCATCAGTCTTCATTCACAGCTAGGAAAGGCATGGACAGCCAAGTATCAGTCCTGGATAACCTCTAACTGCAAACATTTGTTTcagcgcaccccccccccccccccccaaccaaaaaagacaaaggagacTTGTGAAGGAGATGAAAGTTGGCCTTTGATGGGGTTGTGGAGAGTgcactggtttaaaaaaataaataaataaatggccGAGCAGAAGGTTGAAGGATTTGACTGTGATCACTGtggtgaaaattaaaaaaattaaaaaaattaaaagaggaGACCTGAGGTGATCATTGGTCGTTTGCCGTCGCACTCTCCCGCCTTCCAGCAAAGCCCCCTGGGCCCTGAGGCGAGGGTCTGGCCTCCGCCGGCCTCCGTGTTTCCGCTGTCACACCAGTCATCGTGTCTTTCAGGTGCCTGCAGTCCTGGAGCTGGAAGCTGCCATGCACCAGTTACTGCGGCAACGGGCGGCCCGGCTCGTCCAGAGAAGACAGGATGATATAAAAGATGAATCGTCGGAGTTTTCAAGCCATTCAAGTCAGTCCATCTTGAaggtttttattgtttatttgaacGGCctcattgttttctctgtgtgagtgtatgtgtgtgtgtgagtgtgtttttttcatttctttcctttttttttttttttttaccttttaacCCTGACTTTGTGGTAgcttctgtcttgtttttattaGCTGGCTTTAGTCTTCTtctccaaagttttttttttttttttctttatagaaAAAGTTGGGTGTGTTTTACTCACCATAGTAAAGAGGTGTCAGTTAGTGAGAGtgtttgggggcggggggggggggggggctgtctgAACATATTTTGtacatagctgtgtgtgtgtgtcagtgaagaaTCACTGACCGTTCTAACAGACACATGATGTAACGTTAATCAGATTCTGACCACAGGTAAGTGCAAGTACAGCTAGTGCAAGCTTTTCTCATTTTAGATACCCTTAAACAACCCTCTtactgacaagaaaaaaataatctcaTATGTATCAGGTTAAAAATTCTTTATTCTCTGAGCTGTAATGTTAAGAAAACACTCCTTCTAACCAGCATGGTTCAGAAACACGTCCTTTATCAGGGATTTTTTACACGCATTCCTCCTTTAAGGTAGCTTACTAGTCATGTTGAtgtctttttttgaaaaaataaataacttggTGGACTGTGAAATAACAAACTGAACCACAAACAAACTTTCAGGCACTGAATTCCATGTACAAAGAATATTtctacccaaaaaaaaaaaaaagggacattgTAGTCTAATATCTCTGGGCATTTTGACTTGTCTGTGTGAGACGTGTAGTTGAGGTCGAGTCAGGCAGAGGACGACACGTGCTGAGGGAGTCGAGTTAGAGCGGTGTGTTCGCCCTGTCTTTATTCGGACTGTAATTTCGAACCTGTCTGTTTCAGATAAGGCCGTGATGGCCCCTAATCTGGATTCCTTTGGCCGCGACCGCGCTGCCTATCAGGAGCACGCCAAGCAGAGGAGAAtcgcagagagagaggccagacgGTACGGTTTCCGCTCGGCCTACCCACGCAGCAGgatttgaataaatgaaaatgcagttttgttcatttcaatACATCTTTGTTGTGTCTCAGACAGCTATTTTGTATGAAGCATTAAATCAAAGATTGTTTGACAGACATGCAAAATTATgaatttttccatttcattgaACTGTTAGCATACGGTGGATAGGGCCAGGCAATGGATGCTGGGATAGACCAGAATGGTGTGTTTTAAAGGGAAAGTAAAataagttattttaaaaataactccACACAAACAACCGTTAAAAGTCATCATGATAGTTGACCATAGCAGTTGACCAAGGTTTCCATTCTCAAATGAACCTTCTGGAGAAACAGTGAAATGTGCCCgaaacagggtttttttgggggggttggcGAGGGAGTGcggtgttgatttgtttgtttttggggggcaGGACCCGGCGCAGACAGGCCAGGGAGCAGAGCGGAAAGAGGGCCGAACACAAAGAAGGACTGTCCAGCGACGATGAGGAGACCTCCACTGACATAACCAGCTTCAGTCTGGAGAGAGGTAGGGCTCCACACTACAAAAGGCTTGACCAACCTTTTTCCCTCACGCCCTCTGTAAAGGCAGTGTTTGGTTAGCACAGGGAGGAGAGACTGATAAGTCAAAGTGAGTGATACTTATTTTCATATACTATAAATGTTGGCTACCATAATAATTGGTTAAATACTAAAAAGATGTCGAGTTTTTGAAAATAGCTAGTGGGCTAGACTACATGGTTTGTATATTTACAGATTATCAGATGAAAATGAGGCAGTGAAAACCTTTATACAGACTTTCTATAATGTGAAGTGCAGAGAAATGGAAGGCAGTTTAAACAGAATAATGAATGTATttgttatttaatttaaaaaaataaataaataaaaatctctctACTGTAAGTAGCATTTCCAACAACCATTCATTCAGTTTCTGGCATGATGAGAAATTTTAGTTGTGCATTTAGTCTTATTTTTAATATGCTTTGAACATGTCAGACTATTGTAGGTGTTGTTTATcttcattgtgttttgtattttttttctttttttaaattccagaTCGCATTTTGAAAGAGTCGAAGAAGGTCTTTGAAGACGTCTTTGAGGATTTCCATTCTCTGGACAGTATCAAGTCTCGTTTTGAAGAGTGGAGGAAGCTCTATTTTAACTGTTACCGGGACGCCTACATCGGCCTGTGTCTGCCCAAACTCTTCAGCCCGCTCATCCGCCTCCAGCTCATCCCGTGGTCCCCTCTGGAGGTACGCAACGCCCAGCCTCGAGCCTCGTTCACACCgcaggcaaaaacaaaaaaaaagtgccttcTGAAATTCAGAatgatttgtgtgtctgtgatgcgTTCAGATAGGGGTCTTCGCTTTTGCATACCTCTGATTGGTTACTTGAAGATAAGGCCAGGTTGGTTGCcatggttgttgttgttcagaaaTGACACGCACTGTTACCGAATGATAGACACCGAGAGGTGGGTGATGTATGAAGTCAACTGACACTTTGTTTTACTTGACTTCACTCCTGAAGCATACATCCAcctccataaataaataagaaagaaaattctctgtctctcttagaaCTAAAGCGTCTATAAAACATTGAAACATGTAGGTGTTTGTAAGAAACACGATGGTAAAGCTGTCAAGTAATGTTGACACGTGTCATACTGTATGtttgtaagaaaagaaaattggtTGTTGGCACTCGAGTCGGTAATGGGCTGGTACTGAGGGTGTAGTGGAGTGatgtgtttgtcactgtgtttgtgtgttttcaaatgaactGCCCTAATTTGGAGTACatgctgtgtcactgtgtgtgtgtgggtgtgtgtgtggtgtttgttttgttttttttcagatggaCTGCCCTAATTTTGAGTACATGCTGTGGTTTGAGTCCCTACTGTTCTACGGCTGTAAAGAGCAGGCCACTGTGGACAAAGAGGACATTGACCTGGGTCTGTTGCCCTCCATCGTGGAGAGGATCGTCCTCCCCAAACTGGCATGTGAGTCCagagcgttaaaaaaaaaaacaaacaaaaaaaacccaccagaACGTAACGCACACGCAACCAAATTTCATTTCCATTAGGCAAACAAAAGATTTTCAGTTAATAAgctctgacttctctctcttaattaaattgtgctctctgtctttctctctctctccctctctctctctctgcagtcttgGCAGACCAGGTGTGGGATCCCCTCTCGAGCAGTCAGACCTCCAGACTGGTTTCTTTTATGCACAAACTGATTAAAGGTTACCCTACCGTACTACACGGGGAGAACCATAACACACAGGTCAGCAAGCGCTGCAGACCCCTTCTCTGCACTCAGACACCTGCGTCCGACACACACCAGACCTTAAGGCCCATACGGCAGAGACGGGACAGTGTGCAAAAGGGTTGTTTTTGGTTTAGAAAGCAGTGGTGTGAACATTAGGGTTGTCATTGGAAATCTGAAACATGTGGCATGCGTGTTGCTTTGGCTGGTCAAATACGCAGAAGTATGTAGCTGTTTAGAAGATACTTTGGGGTTTTGAATACAAATGCAGTCTGCCCACAAAAGTCTTGTGattcattctgtctgtgattcattctgtctgtgattCATTCTGTCTCAAAACGTCGCAAAGCCCAAACCCAAAGTCTTTCCCTTTGTCGTGTATGTACTGACAGGAAGTCCTGAGGACAATTGTGTTACGAACACGACGCACTCTCGATGACGACATCCTCATGCCTCTGTATCCCAAAAGGTGAGAGAACGCCCCCAAATCTGTCCCGAATCGCCCGAACCATCATAATCCATTCACAGCATCGGCATACATGCTCACTTTATTCTGGGCACGCTCTAACGCTCACAGGGAAACATGGAGGACATGATATTCATTAGTGTCTTTACTAACATCAGCAATATTCAGATCAGGCAGAGCAGTTTAAATGAATTATCCCTAATCATATTAAACGTTTTCATACCTGCTAGAGACGTGAGCCGCCTTTCCACCTGTCCGTCATTCTGTGTCACTTGTCTTCGTTTAGCCGACGCGACACTGGTGTGTAAAGTGCCGTATTGAGGGGCACATCAAAATTGAACTGCCGCGCgtgggatttgaacccacaACCCTTTGGTTACTAAACGGCTTGCCTTAGCATTACGCCACTGCTCTCATAGCTGTTTGAACCTTTCGAACGGTGCTTGCCTTGACTGATcttgaaatcctttttttccccctacagtGTGATGGAGAACAGGAACTCAGGCCCGTACTTGTTTTTCCAGAGGCAGTTCTGGTCCTGCGTCAAGgtcaggagagaggaaaagtttGATTTTCGACTAACATTGATAGCTAACTTACAATTTCAGAGCAAACTGTTTCTTGCAGTCAGCAGTAATAAATACAGTTTACCGGCAAACATTTAAACCAGCACGCACTCATTGCACCATTACATCTGAGCCCAGATTGTAACTGGTGGTACAGTAAAGTAACTGGTTTTTCCAAAGTTGTCATGGTGGAACATGTCAAGTCTACATGTCTCCATATTGTGCCCTGGAGACCAAACTACAGTCAAATGAGTTTTTGATTGACTGAGCACAATTCTTTTCAGTGCATCCTTTCTTTGTTACCTAACTCTCTTAATGAACAGTCAGGGCATTTATGTGACAAGGCACTGTAATGATATTTGTTGGACAGGGCTAGTCCTGTTAGATGTTCACTGACTGTAGCAGAAAAGGGCGCGAAGGAAAGGAGTGAACTGGGCCCTAGTCGCTTGGGTACATTTCTCATCTGAGTCTGTTTCAACTGTTCTCATTGACTTGTCAATG
This region includes:
- the paxbp1 gene encoding PAX3- and PAX7-binding protein 1 isoform X1; its protein translation is MFKKAKRCNFRRRNESDDDEKEDGQQPQTVQAQPCGPTVEDTSNQSNIHNTDTFAGSNFPLHTGNGFQPNAVKPAKEKKKNKESRGVPKASLLSFHDEEDDTEVFRVKKSNHSKKIVKQLKKEYKEDLEKNSHGNQDISTEGSGVDSSRASSEQGEEEMEVDSNDDQDEDNEQKMNAGAPFSQALSTLTSLRPGEIPDAAFIHAARKRRQMFRELGGDTPLVEAEAAGKRLVREGEGGVSDEDEDEKRIVFSGVKQKTQRQKIVEEIGIEGSDDEALDTDGQDEEVSRWEQEQIRKGISIPQVQTNQPEETNVYYPSGFDGQAYGASYSAPYTYAPVAGADGVKPEKVPCPLSYPIPSSDLGPITTALVKKRLVDRLSSMRQGHEANARRYEQIQEELETSNNTIQQLEGSSQEVADQYKFLQEMRGYVRDLLECFSEKVPAVLELEAAMHQLLRQRAARLVQRRQDDIKDESSEFSSHSNKAVMAPNLDSFGRDRAAYQEHAKQRRIAEREARRTRRRQAREQSGKRAEHKEGLSSDDEETSTDITSFSLERDRILKESKKVFEDVFEDFHSLDSIKSRFEEWRKLYFNCYRDAYIGLCLPKLFSPLIRLQLIPWSPLEMDCPNFEYMLWFESLLFYGCKEQATVDKEDIDLGLLPSIVERIVLPKLAFLADQVWDPLSSSQTSRLVSFMHKLIKGYPTVLHGENHNTQEVLRTIVLRTRRTLDDDILMPLYPKSVMENRNSGPYLFFQRQFWSCVKLLGNILQWNGILSVSTLKELAVDSTLNRYILSALQNTEAGEDSVEKSRRVVDCFPAQWFSSLKGQQTLPQLENFCRYLKHLASTLYRSGIGGTDMEKRNTREHIKEVVKLLGRLNALDHVIEVASEHGIKDIKTLLESK
- the paxbp1 gene encoding PAX3- and PAX7-binding protein 1 isoform X2: MVTKTSAQVEPHRPRFSGKEGSGVDSSRASSEQGEEEMEVDSNDDQDEDNEQKMNAGAPFSQALSTLTSLRPGEIPDAAFIHAARKRRQMFRELGGDTPLVEAEAAGKRLVREGEGGVSDEDEDEKRIVFSGVKQKTQRQKIVEEIGIEGSDDEALDTDGQDEEVSRWEQEQIRKGISIPQVQTNQPEETNVYYPSGFDGQAYGASYSAPYTYAPVAGADGVKPEKVPCPLSYPIPSSDLGPITTALVKKRLVDRLSSMRQGHEANARRYEQIQEELETSNNTIQQLEGSSQEVADQYKFLQEMRGYVRDLLECFSEKVPAVLELEAAMHQLLRQRAARLVQRRQDDIKDESSEFSSHSNKAVMAPNLDSFGRDRAAYQEHAKQRRIAEREARRTRRRQAREQSGKRAEHKEGLSSDDEETSTDITSFSLERDRILKESKKVFEDVFEDFHSLDSIKSRFEEWRKLYFNCYRDAYIGLCLPKLFSPLIRLQLIPWSPLEMDCPNFEYMLWFESLLFYGCKEQATVDKEDIDLGLLPSIVERIVLPKLAFLADQVWDPLSSSQTSRLVSFMHKLIKGYPTVLHGENHNTQEVLRTIVLRTRRTLDDDILMPLYPKSVMENRNSGPYLFFQRQFWSCVKLLGNILQWNGILSVSTLKELAVDSTLNRYILSALQNTEAGEDSVEKSRRVVDCFPAQWFSSLKGQQTLPQLENFCRYLKHLASTLYRSGIGGTDMEKRNTREHIKEVVKLLGRLNALDHVIEVASEHGIKDIKTLLESK